The following are from one region of the Arachis duranensis cultivar V14167 chromosome 10, aradu.V14167.gnm2.J7QH, whole genome shotgun sequence genome:
- the LOC107471950 gene encoding pentatricopeptide repeat-containing protein At5g11310, mitochondrial, with amino-acid sequence MHSHNPLRRSLSLLLSPLKQKLIPTFSFSLLHHHHRFSSSWLSLRGNPLIKWPTLPLPQPPPNPKPQSSEPQPQSNFSPRDFSAIADIFADTSVSPGSLLHAELDCSGIQPASELLLAVFDRFGSSPKLLHSLFLWAEKQPGFRPNSKLLDAVVNALAKSREFDSAWTLILRYIDDGKDEPEALVSVSTFAIMIRRYARAGMVQPAIRTFEFARKHTSIIVSESELSLFEILLDSLCKEGSVRTAYEYLCLRKKINQGWVPSIRAYNIVLNGWFRSRKLKHAERLWEEMKKENVRPTVVTYGTLIKGYCRMRRIERALEMVDDMIKEGIAPNAIVYNPIIDALGEAGRFKEALGMMERFHVLEIGPTESTYNSLVKGFCKAGDLVGASKILKMMISRGFLPSSTTYNYFFRYFSRCRKIEEGMNLYTKIIQSGYTPDRLTYHLLVKMLCEEERLDLAVQVSKEMRHKGLDMDLATSTMLVHLLCKMHKLEEAFAEFEDMMRRGIVPQYLTFQRLNAELKKRGMTEVAQKLCNLMSSIPHSTNLPNTYSKDNDDARARRNSIIQKAQAFSDMLKNCNDPRELQQYKCSSENDVSSANRLIEDIERKIGAEGTSSVI; translated from the exons ATGCACTCCCACAACCCTCTTCGTCGCTCACTATCTCTCTTACTTTCCCCACTCAAACAAAAACTCATTCCTACATTCTCATTCTCCCTTCTTCATCACCACCACCGCTTCTCTTCTTCCTGGCTCTCTCTTCGCGGAAACCCCCTCATTAAATGGCCTACCCTACCACTCCCTCAACCCCCTCCCAATCCCAAACCCCAATCCTCCGAACCCCAACCCCAATCGAATTTCTCGCCGCGTGATTTCTCCGCAATTGCTGATATATTCGCCGACACTTCAGTCTCTCCCGGCTCGCTTCTCCATGCAGAATTGGACTGCTCCGGGATTCAACCGGCTTCAGAGCTACTGCTCGCCGTGTTTGACCGTTTCGGTTCGTCGCCCAAGCTGCTTCACTCGCTATTCCTGTGGGCCGAGAAGCAACCCGGGTTCAGACCTAATTCGAAGCTGTTAGACGCTGTGGTCAATGCTCTCGCTAAGTCCAGGGAATTTGACTCGGCTTGGACGCTGATTCTTCGTTACATCGATGATGGAAAGGACGAGCCAGAAGCTTTGGTTTCCGTTTCCACCTTCGCTATCATGATTCGACGCTATGCACGTGCAG GTATGGTACAACCTGCAATTCGTACATTTGAGTTTGCAAGAAAACACACTTCAATCATAGTTTCTGAGTCAGAATTGAGTTTATTTGAGATATTGTTGGATTCACTTTGCAAAGAAGGATCTGTTAGGACAGCTTACGAGTATTTATGTCTAAGAAAGAAGATAAACCAGGGTTGGGTTCCTTCCATTCGGGCTTATAACATAGTGTTAAATGGATGGTTTCGGTCAAGGAAACTCAAACATGCTGAGAGACTTTGGGAGGAGATGAAGAAGGAGAATGTAAGACCAACTGTTGTGACATATGGTACCCTTATCAAAGGGTATTGTCGGATGCGTCGAATTGAAAGAGCGCTGGAGATGGTTGATGACATGATCAAAGAAGGAATTGCACCAAATGCAATAGTGTATAATCCGATAATTGATGCATTAGGAGAAGCTGGGAGATTTAAAGAGGCCTTGGGGATGATGGAACGATTTCATGTTTTAGAAATTGGCCCTACCGAATCGACATATAATTCTCTGGTGAAGGGGTTTTGTAAGGCAGGAGACCTTGTAGGTGCTAGTAAGATTCTTAAAATGATGATAAGTAGGGGTTTCCTTCCAAGCTCCACCACCTATAACTACTTCTTTAGATACTTCTCAAGATGCAGGAAGATTGAGGAAGGGATGAACTTGTATACCAAGATCATTCAATCCGGTTATACGCCTGATCGGCTAACATACCATCTTTTGGTGAAGATGTTATGTGAAGAGGAAAGGTTAGACTTGGCAGTTCAAGTTAGTAAGGAAATGAGACATAAAGGATTGGACATGGACTTGGCTACAAGTACCATGTTAGTTCATTTGCTATGCAAAATGCATAAGTTGGAAGAGGCTTTTGCTGAATTCGAGGACATGATGCGAAGGGGTATAGTTCCTCAGTACCTTACTTTTCAGAGACTGAATGCGGAGTTAAAGAAACGGGGTATGACTGAAGTGGCACAAAAGCTTTGCAATTTGATGTCTTCCATTCCCCATTCTACCAACTTGCCAAATACTTACAGTAAAGACAATGATGATGCGCGTGCAAGAAGGAATTCTATAATTCAGAAGGCCCAAGCATTTTCTGATATGTTGAAAAATTGTAACGACCCTCGAGAACTCCAACAGTATAAATGTTCATCTGAAAATGATGTCTCAAGTGCGAACCGTTTGATAGAGGATATTGAGAGAAAGATAGGTGCTGAAGGAACATCTTCTGTTATCTGA
- the LOC107471633 gene encoding protein WHAT'S THIS FACTOR 9, mitochondrial-like — protein MDIHKCLINRVDIVHRIARLLMLAGMGKLPLYVIEKLKWDLGLPHDYVKTLLADYPDYFDVCSIEDPLSGKEMLALELVFWRKELSVSDLEKRAMSLDYCGDKRRHDIAFPMFFPKGFDLEKRVKTWVENWQKLPYISPYEDAFHLDLSSDLAEKWIVSILHELLCLLVSKKTERGNLLCMESVWGWTQDLRRLWFITLAYFTFPIRLGLRHCP, from the coding sequence ATGGATATCCACAAATGTCTCATTAACCGTGTAGACATTGTTCATAGGATTGCAAGGCTTCTGATGCTTGCTGGTATGGGAAAATTGCCACTTTATGTAATTGAGAAGCTAAAATGGGATCTGGGTCTTCCTCATGATTATGTGAAGACTCTTTTGGCCGATTATCCTGATTATTTTGATGTTTGTAGCATCGAAGATCCATTATCCGGAAAAGAAATGCTTGCCTTAGAGCTTGTTTTTTGGAGAAAAGAGCTCTCTGTCTCTGACTTGGAGAAGAGGGCAATGAGCTTGGACTATTGTGGAGacaaaagaagacatgatattGCATTTCCCATGTTTTTTCCAAAAGGTTTTGATCTTGAAAAGAGAGTGAAgacttgggttgagaattggcaAAAATTACCTTATATTTCCCCATACGAAGATGCATTTCATCTTGATCTAAGTAGTGACCTGGCAGAGAAGTGGATAGTGTCAATTTTGCATGAGTTGCTCTGTCTTCTAGTGTCAAAGAAGACAGAGAGAGGGAACTTGCTTTGTATGGAGAGTGTTTGGGGTTGGACTCAAGATTTAAGAAGGCTTTGGTTCATCACCCTGGCATATTTTACATTTCCAATAAGATTAGGACTCAGACATTGTCCTTAG
- the LOC107471634 gene encoding polygalacturonase-like encodes MASVIGYTFFVIIIMMTLLLLGTTTTSHGAAAPPYGYGNNNIINVIKFGAKPDGKTDSTEQFKMAWNSACTSIRPATIYVPKGRYLLKYTNFRGPCKNNKVTFIINGTLVAPYDYNELANSGGFWILFNHVDNLTVIGGNLDAQGSAFWDCRRSGKNCPVGARSMTFNWVNNLVISGITSINSQLSHIVINTCNNVIVKNVRIIAPDQSPNTDGIHVEHSKWVNITGTTIRTGDDCISIGDATFNLFMDQIKCGPGHGVSIGSLAKEMEEEGVANVSLRNAIFYGSDNGMRIKSWARASKGFVRNILFQDITMFNVQNPIIIDQNYCPNNQGCPGQTSGIEISEVTYKNIHGSSATSEAVTFDCSASNPCQGIKLHDINLTYNNKAATSSCNNIRGTTSGTLVLQSCL; translated from the exons ATGGCTAGTGTTATTGGATAcacattttttgttattattattatgatgacATTATTATTGCTTGGCACTACTACTACTTCACATGGTGCAGCAGCTCCACCATATGGATATGgaaacaataatattattaatgtgATTAAATTTGGTGCAAAACCAGATGGGAAAACAGATTCAACTGAACAATTCAAAATGGCATGGAATTCAGCATGCACAAGCATAAGGCCAGCCACTATTTATGTCCCAAAAGGAAGGTACTTACTCAAATACACCAATTTCCGGGGTCCATGTAAGAATAATAAGGTCACATTTATAATCAATGGAACTCTTGTGGCACCTTATGATTACAATGAGCTTGCAAATTCAGGAGGGTTTTGGATTTTGTTCAACCATGTTGATAATCTCACTGTTATTGGTGGAAATTTGGATGCTCAAGGCTCTGCTTTCTGGGATTGTAGGAGATCTGGAAAGAATTGTCCTGTTGGAGCAAGg TCAATGACATTCAACTGGGTGAATAACCTGGTGATTAGTGGGATAACATCAATCAACAGCCAATTAAGTCATATTGTGATAAACACATGCAACAATGTCATTGTAAAAAATGTGAGAATTATTGCACCAGATCAGAGTCCTAACACTGATGGCATTCATGTTGAACACTCAAAATGGGTTAATATTACTGGCACTACCATTCGAACTGGAGATGATTGCATTTCCATTGGTGATGCCACTTTCAATCTCTTCATGGACCAAATCAAATGTGGACCTGGCCATGGCGTAAG CATTGGAAGTTTAGCTAAAGAAATGGAGGAAGAAGGAGTTGCAAATGTGAGTTTAAGGAATGCCATTTTTTATGGATCTGACAATGGAATGAGGATAAAGTCATGGGCCAGAGCAAGCAAGGGCTTTGTTAGGAACATTCTGTTCCAAGACATTACAATGTTCAACGTTCAGAATCCCATCATCATTGATCAAAATTACTGCCCCAACAACCAAGGTTGTCCTGGCcag ACTTCAGGAATTGAAATTAGTGAAGTTACTTACAAGAACATACATGGAAGTTCAGCAACATCAGAGGCAGTAACATTTGATTGCAGTGCAAGTAATCCATGTCAAGGGATCAAATTGCATGATATAAACCTAACTTACAACAACAAAGCTGCAACTTCATCATGCAACAACATTAGAGGCACCACCTCTGGAACACTTGTGCTACAAAGTTGTCtgtaa
- the LOC107471921 gene encoding probable serine/threonine-protein kinase SIS8 isoform X1: MKNILKKLHIMPTTNQSQEDQAPASSRSNKKISNWLHSVSNRQTPIPTPATATATETEPSDSLAGGGLDSAPSSTFREPEVEDDDEEEEYQIQLALELSAKEDPEAVQIEAVKQISLGSCDPHNTPAQVVSYRYWNYNALGFDDKISDGFYDLYGTVTESNSARMPCLLDLQGTSTSDSVTWEAILVNRAADSSLLKLEQEAQELAVKARKDFEVVVDSNLVHKLAILVADYMGGPVEDPESMARAWRSLSYSLKATLGSMVLPLGSLTIGLARHRALLFKVLADSVGIPCQLVKGLQYTGSDDVAMNFVKIDDGREYIVDLMADPGTLIPSDAAGSHIDYDESSFVATPSSRDLDSSHMASFGSGVGSSFDGTLDFGTQDKGNRSKHSVHAGKESDVISPTTGREEVKNAIDKFKGASNVEKVIVRESPSRLNYPYMHGRSPSWTEGISSPAVHGMKVKDVSQYMIDAAKENPKLAQKLHDVLLESGVVAPPNLFTEVYQEQLGSPSEANFPVDEKGESKQGRIQQDTKVDDNQGLAQFLPPLPLQRVHAKASPRSQLDHSKPLEGLGVNLPLDTREATGQQISSQAEATQVKYGKNVPVAAAAAAAAAVVASSMVVAVAKSSTDSNLEIPVAAAATATAAAVVATTAAVSKQYEQSSRSDADAEASGHDLRGNSDGEHVALGANSEGERISDRSARSDSAKSDSALDDVAEYDIPWEEIMMGERIGLGSYGEVYHGDWHGTEVAVKRFLDQAISGELLEEFKSEVQIMKRLRHPNVVLFMGAVTRPPNLSIVTEFLPRGSLYRLIHRPNNQLDERRRLRMALDAARGMNYLHSCSPVIVHRDLKSPNLLVDKNWVVKVCDFGLSRMKHSTFLSSRSTAGTAEWMAPEVLRNELSNEKCDVYSFGVILWELSTLQQPWEGMNPMQVVGAVGFQHRRLDIPDDVDPAVADIIRQCWQTDPKLRPTFTEIMAALKPLQKPITGSQVVRTGGQSSRAAEGPA, encoded by the exons ATGAAGAACATTCTCAAGAAGCTTCATATCATGCCTACTACTAACCAATCACAAGAGGACCAAGCTCCTGCTTCATCAAGGTCCAACAAGAAGATTTCAAATTGGTTGCATTCTGTATCCAATAGGCAGACTCCGATTCCGACTCCGGCGACGGCGACGGCGACGGAGACGGAGCCTTCTGATTCACTTGCCGGTGGCGGTTTGGATTCGGCGCCGTCTAGCACTTTTAGGGAACCTGAAGTGGAAGACGacgacgaagaagaagaatatcaGATACAGCTTGCTTTAGAGCTTAGTGCAAAGGAGGATCCTGAGGCTGTTCAGATTGAAGCTGTTAAGCAGATTAGTTTGGGATCCTGTGATCCTCATAACACGCCGGCACAAGTCGTTTCATATCGGTACTGG AATTACAATGCTCTTGGTTTTGATGACAAGATCTCGGATGGTTTCTATGATCTGTATGGGACTGTGACCGAGTCTAACTCTGCAAGAATGCCATGCCTTTTGGATCTGCAAGGAACATCAACTTCAGATTCTGTCACTTGGGAAGCAATCTTGGTCAATAGGGCTGCAGATTCCAGTTTGTTGAAACTCGAGCAGGAGGCCCAAGAGCTGGCAGTTAAGGCAAGAAAAGATTTTGAGGTAGTTGTAGATAGTAATTTGGTGCATAAGCTTGCTATCTTAGTGGCTGACTACATGGGTGGACCAGTTGAAGATCCTGAAAGCATGGCAAGAGCCTGGAGGAGTCTCAGTTACAGTTTAAAAGCAACCCTTGGTAGTATGGTGTTACCACTGGGCTCGCTGACCATAGGATTGGCTAGGCATCGTGCCTTGTTGTTTAAG GTTTTAGCTGATAGTGTGGGCATCCCATGTCAGCTGGTGAAAGGACTACAATATACAGGTTCCGACGATGTGGCTATGAACTTTGTCAAGATTGATGACGGGAG GGAGTACATTGTTGACCTGATGGCTGATCCAGGAACACTTATTCCTTCTGATGCAGCTGGATCACACATTGACTATGATGAATCTTCTTTTGTAGCTACTCCTTCATCAAGAGACCTTGACTCCTCTCATATGGCATCATTTGGCAGTGGGGTTGGAAGTTCATTTGATGGAACTCTAGACTTTGGGACACAAGATAAAGGAAACAGATCAAAACATTCTGTCCATGCAGGGAAAGAATCTGATGTAATCAGTCCCACTACAGGCAGGGAAGAAGTAAAGAATGCCATAGATAAATTCAAAGGTGCTAGTAATGTGGAAAAGGTCATAGTGAGAGAATCTCCTAGCAGACTTAATTATCCATATATGCATGGAAGATCTCCTTCTTGGACTGAAGGGATCAGTTCCCCTGCCGTGCATGGAATGAAAGTTAAAGATGTCTCCCAATATATGATTGACGCTGCAAAGGAGAACCCTAAATTAGCTCAAAAGCTTCATGATGTTTTACTTGAAAGTGGCGTTGTTGCTCCTCCAAACCTATTTACTGAAGTTTATCAGGAGCAGCTAGGTTCCCCATCTGAGGCAAATTTTCCAGTTGATGAAAAAGGTGAATCAAAACAGGGACGTATACAGCAAGATACTAAGGTTGATGATAATCAAGGTCTTGCTCAGTTTTTACCTCCTTTGCCCCTTCAGAGAGTACATGCCAAAGCAAGTCCTCGCAGTCAGCTGGACCATTCTAAGCCTTTAGAGGGTTTGGGAGTCAACTTACCTCTTGATACAAGGGAGGCTACTGGACAGCAAATATCGTCTCAGGCAGAAGCAACTCAGGTAAAATATGGGAAAAATGTCCCAGTTGCTGCGGCTGCTGCCGCCGCCGCTGCTGTTGTTGCATCTTCTATGGTAGTTGCTGTGGCGAAGTCAAGCACTGATTCAAATCTTGAGATTCCAGTAGCAGCAGCTGCCACTGCTACTGCTGCAGCTGTAGTAGCAACCACTGCCGCTGTCAGTAAACAGTATGAGCAGAGTAGTCGAAGTGATGCAGATGCAGAGGCTTCTGGTCATGATCTGAGGGGTAATAGTGACGGAGAGCATGTTGCTTTAGGAGCAAACTCAGAGGGCGAGAGAATATCTGATAGATCAGCAAGAAGTGATAGTGCAAAATCGGATTCTGCCCTAGATGATGTTGCTGAGTATGACATTCCATGGGAGGAAATCATGATGGGCGAGCGTATTGGGCTTG GATCATATGGGGAAGTGTACCACGGTGATTGGCATGGAACT GAAGTTGCTGTAAAGAGGTTTCTAGATCAAGCTATCTCTGGTGAATTACTTGAAGAGTTCAAAAGTGAG GTCCAAATAATGAAGAGACTAAGGCATCCAAATGTTGTTCTCTTCATGGGAGCTGTAACTCGGCCTCCAAATCTTTCTATTGTTACTGAATTTCTTCCTAG AGGGAGTTTGTATAGGTTAATTCACCGACCTAACAATCAACTAGATGAGCGAAGGCGGTTGAGGATGGCCTTAGATGCT GCTCGTGGAATGAACTATTTGCACAGCTGCTCTCCAGTAATAGTGCATCGTGATTTGAAGTCCCCTAATCTTCTTGTAGACAAAAACTGGGTTGTAAAG GTTTGTGATTTTGGCTTATCACGAATGAAGCATAGTACATTCCTTTCTTCCAGATCAACTGCAGGAACA GCTGAGTGGATGGCTCCAGAAGTCTTAAGAAATGAGCTTTCCAATGAAAA GTGTGATGTGTATAGCTTTGGGGTTATATTGTGGGAGCTCTCTACACTGCAGCAACCATGGGAAGGAATGAATCCAATGCAAGTTGTTGGTGCTGTTGGTTTCCAACATCGGCGTCTTGACATTCCAGATGATGTGGACCCTGCAGTTGCAGATATCATCAGGCAATGCTGGCAGAC AGATCCAAAGTTGAGACCCACGTTTACCGAAATTATGGCTGCTTTGAAGCCATTGCAAAAGCCTATTACTGGTTCTCAAGTGGTAAGAACAGGTGGTCAGTCATCCAGAGCTGCCGAAGGCCCTGCATGA
- the LOC107471921 gene encoding probable serine/threonine-protein kinase SIS8 isoform X2, translating to MPCLLDLQGTSTSDSVTWEAILVNRAADSSLLKLEQEAQELAVKARKDFEVVVDSNLVHKLAILVADYMGGPVEDPESMARAWRSLSYSLKATLGSMVLPLGSLTIGLARHRALLFKVLADSVGIPCQLVKGLQYTGSDDVAMNFVKIDDGREYIVDLMADPGTLIPSDAAGSHIDYDESSFVATPSSRDLDSSHMASFGSGVGSSFDGTLDFGTQDKGNRSKHSVHAGKESDVISPTTGREEVKNAIDKFKGASNVEKVIVRESPSRLNYPYMHGRSPSWTEGISSPAVHGMKVKDVSQYMIDAAKENPKLAQKLHDVLLESGVVAPPNLFTEVYQEQLGSPSEANFPVDEKGESKQGRIQQDTKVDDNQGLAQFLPPLPLQRVHAKASPRSQLDHSKPLEGLGVNLPLDTREATGQQISSQAEATQVKYGKNVPVAAAAAAAAAVVASSMVVAVAKSSTDSNLEIPVAAAATATAAAVVATTAAVSKQYEQSSRSDADAEASGHDLRGNSDGEHVALGANSEGERISDRSARSDSAKSDSALDDVAEYDIPWEEIMMGERIGLGSYGEVYHGDWHGTEVAVKRFLDQAISGELLEEFKSEVQIMKRLRHPNVVLFMGAVTRPPNLSIVTEFLPRGSLYRLIHRPNNQLDERRRLRMALDAARGMNYLHSCSPVIVHRDLKSPNLLVDKNWVVKVCDFGLSRMKHSTFLSSRSTAGTAEWMAPEVLRNELSNEKCDVYSFGVILWELSTLQQPWEGMNPMQVVGAVGFQHRRLDIPDDVDPAVADIIRQCWQTDPKLRPTFTEIMAALKPLQKPITGSQVVRTGGQSSRAAEGPA from the exons ATGCCATGCCTTTTGGATCTGCAAGGAACATCAACTTCAGATTCTGTCACTTGGGAAGCAATCTTGGTCAATAGGGCTGCAGATTCCAGTTTGTTGAAACTCGAGCAGGAGGCCCAAGAGCTGGCAGTTAAGGCAAGAAAAGATTTTGAGGTAGTTGTAGATAGTAATTTGGTGCATAAGCTTGCTATCTTAGTGGCTGACTACATGGGTGGACCAGTTGAAGATCCTGAAAGCATGGCAAGAGCCTGGAGGAGTCTCAGTTACAGTTTAAAAGCAACCCTTGGTAGTATGGTGTTACCACTGGGCTCGCTGACCATAGGATTGGCTAGGCATCGTGCCTTGTTGTTTAAG GTTTTAGCTGATAGTGTGGGCATCCCATGTCAGCTGGTGAAAGGACTACAATATACAGGTTCCGACGATGTGGCTATGAACTTTGTCAAGATTGATGACGGGAG GGAGTACATTGTTGACCTGATGGCTGATCCAGGAACACTTATTCCTTCTGATGCAGCTGGATCACACATTGACTATGATGAATCTTCTTTTGTAGCTACTCCTTCATCAAGAGACCTTGACTCCTCTCATATGGCATCATTTGGCAGTGGGGTTGGAAGTTCATTTGATGGAACTCTAGACTTTGGGACACAAGATAAAGGAAACAGATCAAAACATTCTGTCCATGCAGGGAAAGAATCTGATGTAATCAGTCCCACTACAGGCAGGGAAGAAGTAAAGAATGCCATAGATAAATTCAAAGGTGCTAGTAATGTGGAAAAGGTCATAGTGAGAGAATCTCCTAGCAGACTTAATTATCCATATATGCATGGAAGATCTCCTTCTTGGACTGAAGGGATCAGTTCCCCTGCCGTGCATGGAATGAAAGTTAAAGATGTCTCCCAATATATGATTGACGCTGCAAAGGAGAACCCTAAATTAGCTCAAAAGCTTCATGATGTTTTACTTGAAAGTGGCGTTGTTGCTCCTCCAAACCTATTTACTGAAGTTTATCAGGAGCAGCTAGGTTCCCCATCTGAGGCAAATTTTCCAGTTGATGAAAAAGGTGAATCAAAACAGGGACGTATACAGCAAGATACTAAGGTTGATGATAATCAAGGTCTTGCTCAGTTTTTACCTCCTTTGCCCCTTCAGAGAGTACATGCCAAAGCAAGTCCTCGCAGTCAGCTGGACCATTCTAAGCCTTTAGAGGGTTTGGGAGTCAACTTACCTCTTGATACAAGGGAGGCTACTGGACAGCAAATATCGTCTCAGGCAGAAGCAACTCAGGTAAAATATGGGAAAAATGTCCCAGTTGCTGCGGCTGCTGCCGCCGCCGCTGCTGTTGTTGCATCTTCTATGGTAGTTGCTGTGGCGAAGTCAAGCACTGATTCAAATCTTGAGATTCCAGTAGCAGCAGCTGCCACTGCTACTGCTGCAGCTGTAGTAGCAACCACTGCCGCTGTCAGTAAACAGTATGAGCAGAGTAGTCGAAGTGATGCAGATGCAGAGGCTTCTGGTCATGATCTGAGGGGTAATAGTGACGGAGAGCATGTTGCTTTAGGAGCAAACTCAGAGGGCGAGAGAATATCTGATAGATCAGCAAGAAGTGATAGTGCAAAATCGGATTCTGCCCTAGATGATGTTGCTGAGTATGACATTCCATGGGAGGAAATCATGATGGGCGAGCGTATTGGGCTTG GATCATATGGGGAAGTGTACCACGGTGATTGGCATGGAACT GAAGTTGCTGTAAAGAGGTTTCTAGATCAAGCTATCTCTGGTGAATTACTTGAAGAGTTCAAAAGTGAG GTCCAAATAATGAAGAGACTAAGGCATCCAAATGTTGTTCTCTTCATGGGAGCTGTAACTCGGCCTCCAAATCTTTCTATTGTTACTGAATTTCTTCCTAG AGGGAGTTTGTATAGGTTAATTCACCGACCTAACAATCAACTAGATGAGCGAAGGCGGTTGAGGATGGCCTTAGATGCT GCTCGTGGAATGAACTATTTGCACAGCTGCTCTCCAGTAATAGTGCATCGTGATTTGAAGTCCCCTAATCTTCTTGTAGACAAAAACTGGGTTGTAAAG GTTTGTGATTTTGGCTTATCACGAATGAAGCATAGTACATTCCTTTCTTCCAGATCAACTGCAGGAACA GCTGAGTGGATGGCTCCAGAAGTCTTAAGAAATGAGCTTTCCAATGAAAA GTGTGATGTGTATAGCTTTGGGGTTATATTGTGGGAGCTCTCTACACTGCAGCAACCATGGGAAGGAATGAATCCAATGCAAGTTGTTGGTGCTGTTGGTTTCCAACATCGGCGTCTTGACATTCCAGATGATGTGGACCCTGCAGTTGCAGATATCATCAGGCAATGCTGGCAGAC AGATCCAAAGTTGAGACCCACGTTTACCGAAATTATGGCTGCTTTGAAGCCATTGCAAAAGCCTATTACTGGTTCTCAAGTGGTAAGAACAGGTGGTCAGTCATCCAGAGCTGCCGAAGGCCCTGCATGA